In Benincasa hispida cultivar B227 chromosome 8, ASM972705v1, whole genome shotgun sequence, the sequence TCTGATAAATGCGTTACTTTTTTCTTTAAGTTCtagctgttttaaacatttatgtGTTATATACAGCTTCAACTTTAGATggttttaacttatataagtgaCTTTCTAGGTTTGCAGAACAGATTTGTATACCTCTTTTtgtaatgaacgcttcattaagaCAAAAATTTACTTTGTACAAATCTTCCAACAAATAGtaaatagatatcaaatttcttttacaagaaggtacataaagaacattttctaaatacatatatctatttccaaaagtTAACTTAACAGCTTCCACTACTTTAGCTGAGATGCGCTCCCCTAATCCAACCTGGAGAataatctcatcttcttcaagctgcctctaggaactagttttttaagaagaaaaacaaacatgattagtggcccctgaatccaatatccaggtagaATCTTTATTCTCCACTATATATGTTTCAATAAccagtaaatctaatttaccttgtgtttctttttcaactttCTGTGTAGTtggagccttccccttcccagttttcttctttttcttttgaatacctCTATTCTTGGAGAAAGAAGCGCCAAATTTACTCCCATAAGATGATTCTTTATAGGGTTTTCCTTTTAAGGgggaagcaacatttgcttctgcCTCTGaacctttatttttcaataaagatttgTAAATTTGGAGCCCGTTGACAGATGTGGACTGTTGTCCAAAAAGGCCTTGCAAAGAGTCCATGATCTTTTTTGCAGTAGCTAACTTCTCATGTTTCTTAGACaatacatcagatatgctggctAAGATATAAACCCGAGCCTTCTCATTAGCTTTGACTAATCTGTCATACGCATCCTGAACTGTTCGGTTTGCATTGGGACTAGGAGATGGTGGACACTCCTCCGTTAAAACGAATCGGagatcatctattactagtatcGTGTTGATATTCGATTTCCAACTTTCGTAATTATCGTCGttaagtttttcagaagctaGTAGTTGTAAAATGGATGATGACAATactgaaaaaataaacaaatttattagagaattgatttcaactctttttaatccaatttatttagcaaaaataatgtatccatTCTCATTATCATTTTGCTACGACACTTCAGTGAGTAAGAATAGTCCCACCAAAGGACAGTTGactactccttcactgaatcaagacattcttgactaaatactaataccagaataattCTTATCTTTATAGTACTTAGTTAtcgtttatttggtcaagaactttacTAACATTTAATAAGTCTTGTAAGTGATACCCACCACTTTCGAATTACAAAGATCGGAATCAAACAAGCTCTCGAAGGAGAAACAATTATTTGTAAATTTTCTCGTTCTTTCTCGTTGTGAAAAATTGCTAGAGAAATTCTAgcactttcaattttgatttttagtcaATTTTCTCACACTTTCTCACTGCAAGAAGCTGCAGAGAAAAATTATAATACCTTAAAATTGAGGGTAGGAaaacattattatatatattgaaaagatgaaTCTATATATTTGGCGAAGAAAATGTAAAATGACACATATGTACCCACATAAACATTGGGgtaaattttgtttgaaaatgaagatggagaggcTTTGCTCGGCAGTTGCCAGCCTCAAATTACATTTACCTTTGTtgtgaaaaattggaaaagaaaaaccGCAATTTACTATAAATGGATATTTCAATCTGACAAGTTCGATGCTTTAGGCAACGATAACTTGTGCCCCGACCCCTGGGGGTGATGGAGATGATCGTGAGAggtaaaagaaaatcaaatttagaattggGAAGGTGGTGGCGGTGGGTTGGGCGAGAGGTTGATTTCTCTCGTTGCAATTTAAGAAATGAATAATGTTGCTTCTAATCAACTTGATCGACTTCCAAGCCAAAACAGAGGATCGCGTCGGGTGGCGTTCTCTGAATCCCTTCCTAGACACCGAGCGGCATCCGGCGAAGGTAATTCTAGGCATCGAAGCAAATGTTGTCCCCGTTTATTTGCATGTTGCGCATGGATATGTCTTGTGGTGTTTGGAATTGTTCTCGCCGTTCTTATCCTTGGCGTAATATTCATGTCCTTCCTTCAATCAGGATTGCCACAAATCACCGTAAAAATGTTGAACTTGTCCAAATTTGAGACTAATAACTCCACAAATCAGAATAATGTTCTGTTAAATGCAAAAGTAGATGTGTCAATCGAGATGAGGAATAAGAATGACAAAATAGAGTTGAGTTACAGCAATATTGTGGTGAATTTGGCGTCAGATGACGTGAAATTGGGCAGGAGCGTGATTCCCGGTTTCACTCATAAGCCTGGAAATACCACATACTTTAACGTAACCATGAATGTCGTGGGAGCTTCTACAGATAAAGACAATGTATCGCAACTAGAAGATGATCGAAAAAGGGTACAAATGAATGTGCAGGTGACAATGGAGTCTACAGTTGGTTTTCATATTGGAATATTCAACTTGAACGACGTGCCAATCCATGTAGCATGTGATTTTAAACAATTCCTTCTTTTGTATCGAATAAACGAGCCCCCATGTAATATTAGAATGTTTCCCACCCTCAGGTAAAACAACACAACAATTGTCTCAGCTAGACCATTTCTCATCTTCATTAAATCAATCTCTTAACTTTGCTTTCTTTACCGCGTTTAATCAacattttatgagatttttataCCCTTTATTCTTCATCTATACACATTTATGGATAGTTGTTCCTCCAAATGTCTTTCCCCTGCAGTTTCTTTAAGCCAAATTTTCTTTCATCAAGTTTGTGGGGATTCTTTTTGTGTcgttttaaattaattctactttttatttatacttttaaaagatGAAGAATGAGAGATGGCCGTACTCTCTAGtaaaattcaatatttctaaTTTATTGGAAATGAACTTCCTACTTTTCACTCAAACTCGATCGAACAAACaatggaaaatttcacaaaatgactcaaatctcaaaaacttttttatgAATGACctctttttaaaaacttatctATGACTTACCTTTTGCCCATAGGAAGGGGTCATTCATAGAAAAGTTTTAAGATTTAgatcattttgtgaaattttccagAAATAATTGTGTCCTATCAGAGGACGACATTGGTGAATAAAGCTACCATACGTGGGATGTTAATAGAAAGGTTATCCataaaagagattttttttgtaCATAAACCAATTATATAAATCCTAATGTGGAATTACTCAAATGTTGAAACCTATGAAAACTAACATTCTTCTTGCGTTACATAGCACAGAACAACCTGAAACTTCTCCTCGCGATCCCAAGTTCTCACCCATCACGAATTATTCGGATCACTATAACACAATTTCAAAATGCATTGcgagtttttaaaaaatctccAGTTGGCCATTTGTCTTAAGATCGCCGCAATATGTGCTACGCTATAATTTTGTGATAGTTTGCCATCCGCAATCGTGAATGGCCAACaaagagatttaaaaaaaaattgtgatgcACACTGAAATCGCGTTAATGATCCGATTAATTTGCGATTGGGGAACCTACGCAATCACGAGGAAAAGTACCAAGTTGTTCAATGTTAGATGACGTCAGCAAAAGGTTAATTTTCATTGGTTTCAATATTGGGTCATTCACATTAGCgcatttagaattgggttatTTGTACAAAGATCACTCAATAAAAGGGGAACCCCTAGTTTTGaatcttttcttttgtttgagCTGGACAACACGTGAAAGGAAAAATTCACGCCTTTAACCTTTTGATGGATGAAATATGCTTAAACGCTAGCAAAGAAAATTGAGAAATACAAGAAGGCAGTAAGCgtatatatctacagtgagggagtgcaactactgggctttagtgaagtgacctggtagttaacgaatctatagtgaggggagtacaactactgggctttagtgaagtgacccggtagttaacaaattggggttaattcggtgtaaagagtttgaCCAATTAATAttggatcgttagagcccatgatctatagatccattaggtctcctactagctcacaaacaaaTTAGCCTTGAAATAgggtgataagttgatttgaaacgttcaaattcgaattaagggaattagtaattatatgtgatataattacacgtttaattttagaataaacgtaattggagaatcgattgatatataaatatggtttaaatattaatttcatgaatagggattcatagtAATGGAActggtgataaattaatttaatatttgatattaaattaatagaattaattaaattgtttaattaattattattaattttattaggaaaaaacattattgaattaatttttgtaaaattaataaaaatttcaattttaattaaaaattaaaattggaaaaagttttgattttgaaaatcaatttcaaaattaaaaaaaaatgaaaatagagaaaaatctcaatgtgggattttcccactttcaagcaAGAAGGCTAGTCACCTTCTTACACATAATTCCACCACCAAATTCAAGGAGTAGTTGGATTCATTTCAAGTGATCAATTTGCATGAGAGTCATGTAATAAAACCACTATTGATTGAGTGGAAAAGTTGATGCAATTGTTGAATTGTTGagttttgaaagttgaagaagttgttatTCAATAAGTTGAAAAACCAGACAATCTTTCCTCCAATTTCTTtaagttcaagcttgttttcagtctcacaactcaatataaggctccaagagaatagtaggaaagctctagtggtggtccacgaCCTAAATTAGAGAATATTGCTGCTATATTTCGAGTTTGAAGAGgattttcaaaggtatgtaatgaaaccctcttgatatcatatgaacatgcttattttgatgtcaaaattgaggaattagaattCTTAATCATCTcgttttcttccgctgcatgtttctGTATTCCAACACAAAAGAGTGatgcaaatgttgtttcatcttaTAAGAAGTACCACAGAGGTTCGATCTATGGGATAAAGTTTGTGCCTTCTTCAttcggcaccaaaaagtggaagaagaagaaaggtagaAAAGGGAAGGCTAACCCACCAGCTGCTACCCAAAAGAGCAAGAAAGCCAAAGTTGCAAAAGGaatctatttccattgcaaGTAGGAGAACATTGGAAGAAgaactgtcccaaatacttagtggaaaagaagaaggtcaagcaaggtaaatatgaatTTTCTTATTTTGGAAACCAAGTTTAGTGGATAATGATGATTCggtctggataattgattcgggcgcaactaaccacgtttgttcttcatttcaggaaattagttcctgacGACAACTAGAAGCtggggagatgacgatgcgggTTAGAACTGGGTACATCATCTCAGCTacggcagtgggaggtctccagcTGACTTTACAggataaatatattttactagttatatatgtagttcctagtttgaaaaggaatttaatttctgtaaagtgtttattagaaCAATTATATTGTATTCATTTCtctgtgaataaagtgtttatttcaaagaatgatgttaatatttgttctgtaaagttGGAAAACAAACTTTATgcgctaagaccgttagcaactaaaacCCTCTATaacactaaaatatttaaaactgtgataactcaaaataaaatacttagaatttctcttaaagaaaatgctcaacttTAGCACCTGAGATTAGGACACgccaatctcaataggattgagaggtttgTGAATAAAAGActtttaagtgagttagaagaaaattctttaccgatgtatgagtcatgccttgaagataaaatgactaaaagatcttttattggaaaaggttatagggccaaagaacccttaaagctagtacattcagacctctgtggtctggtaaatgtaaaagcaagatgagggtttgaatatttcatcacctttactgatggttattcaagatatgagtatgtttatttaatgcaacataagtcttaAAGAATTtagagttgaagttgaaaatgcattaaatataataattaagacATTTTGATATGATCgaagtggagagtttttggatattacattccagaactatttgatagagaaTAGAATTGTATCTCAACTCTCAACATCTGGTACACTTCAGcgaaatggtgtatcagaaaggagaaatcaaaacctgttggacatggttcagtccatgatgagttacgcttccttgcttgatttgttttggggttttgcaacacagactgcaacatatatttTGAATCGTGTTTCGTTCAAGAGTGttactagaacacctttggagttatggaatggttgtaaagctagtttacataaTTTTAGAATATGGTGTTGCccaacatatgtgcttgagaCAAATCTCAAGAAACTAGAACCTCATTCAAAACTAtgtctatttataggctaccccaaaggaatgaTAGGTGATTACTTTTTCAACcttaaggaaaataaagtgtttgtgtcgaaaaaCACTACTTTTCTAGAATAATACCACATAAAAGAGTACAAATCTCGCAATAagtttgtgttgaatgaactttccaaggaatctattgaaccttcaacaagagttgctgAAGAACCTGAAacctcaataagagttgttgaagttggattatctagtaggtcaaatccacctcaagtgttgaaggAGCCTCAATGCAATGTGAGTTACAATCCCGCATGTTCGTTATATAAGTTTAacaaaaatcctagctatggtagctgacgaaaacgttgaggatccactgtcttacaagaaagcaatggagcatgttgacaaagatgagtggatcaaagctaagGATCTtaaaatggagtcaatgtacttcaattcgatttaggatcttgtagattaacctgatggggttaaacctataggttgcataTGGATCTACAAGACAGAACGGAGTGTtaatgggaaggtacaaaccttcaagactagaCTAGTGGTGAAGGGTTATatccaagttgagggagtcgactatgaggagactttctcacctgttgcaatgctgaagtctatccggatcctcctgtccattacctcatattataactatgatcgcaaatggacgtcaaaactatctttctaaatggcaatcttgaggagaccatttatatggagtaaccgagggattcataacccaaggtcaaaagcaaaaggttttacATGCTTAATCTGTCCATTTATGAACTGAAGCAGGCTTCTCGATCTTTgaacataaggtttgacactgcgatcaaatcttatagctttgatcagaatgttgatgagtcttgtgtaacaagaagatcatcaacagttcagtagcttttctagtgttgtatgtaaacgatatcctactcattgaaaatgatgtaggtctattgcctgaaattaagaactggctaacgacccaatttcaaatgaaagattgggGAGAGACTCAGTTTATTCTGGGAATTCAAATCTTtaaagatcgaaagaacaaaatgctaattctgtctcaagcatcgtacattcacaaaatgcttgtcaagtattcgatgtagaactccaataGAGGTTTACTCCCGTTCAGGCATAAAGTTATATTatttaaggaacagtgtcctaagacacaaGGAACatttgaaggtccttgagcggaagcatggAGATCGatccaaaaattattttcaCATAATCAAAATTAGAGTACAAATGTTATGCATAATcataaatttacaacatgcaaaTAAAAATGAAGTGAGAGATTTAGGGTGAGagaactaacccttgaagaactattcttcacgTTTGTCCTCTTTGCCAAAATCACAAACTTGAAACCTTACAATGGACACCATTACTTAATTTCCTTTgtattctctgggatgagaatCTATGAGTGTGTGAGCTCTGGCCTTTTGGTGAGGGAAAGAATTAAGAGAGATTTGAGAGATAGGGATAGATCCACAATTACATAACTCTTTCTGTAAAACcttaaggaggaagaagataatGAATCATAATTCAACCAACCCATTCCCACTAACACGtagtagagagaaaaatggggagggagtaactccctccctaaaatattctttaaaaaataaaattaattttaataaaaaaaacatttatatatatacacgataaccactttatcatataatatatattgaactatatgtcatatcaaatataacatataacctatagtttaatattgtatccaatacaatataacatatagtttaattatctcaacaatgaaatttaatataaattccatttatattaaatttaattatatgaatccaatttacataattaatatttgaatcatattcaaatatttatttcctctaaaataaactttatattataatgtatcaaatacattataataattatatcatatataattaaattaaaataattatatcacatataattaattccctcaattaatttgaacaattcaaattaatcaaaaattgattctcatgaatcccgttgagctacagagggaacctcatggacctgtagcatgaagctccaacagtacttgaataattaattaaactctttaattaatttactcaATATCCATTAATTGTCGTGCACTTCACTAAataccgatagttgcactcttcacactacagatatatttctgtgttcattggatataaccaatcaacagtgcaatgacccttcacaaattactcgtaagtacagctagaccaaaaTTGTCGTTTTGcctatgtagttacatctaactccttaagtaccattgatccctctaatgaacaataaattgtagtccaactatgactaaacccctctcgagccaagagagggtgtgacgccacattgttcaagccccggaatcaacccttaagagagcaatttatctactttttcctacctcgaggaatgagtgaatttcgtcttgtgtagttgtgttcctagctccccaatcaaacgaatctccaaaatggtaggcttgttgagtcggcaatctggccactctcacccatacaaatcaaaggactaccttcataagtaggagttcacaactcacttaggattcaggtcatgtcacctacggtcatcccggtgaaatgtaagtctatattaTGAGCAGTGTTAAATaataagactagtcatttcgtggtccggtcttatacaaactcatttgtatagaatatccctactcacatgtcaTCACATGAGtggtcaggatcaaatcatttgtagcactttacaaccattataacatctataaagcgggtagtactcgtagtgtcaccaagataaaatattcagtcttatccatctactacagaccatttaggttatcaattaaaaataatccacctatatgtctctacatacatgtttaagctacaaatgataaccttatacgttagtttattggttttcgggtttaatgctactaaatgtcaaataaaatatctcatatttcattaaataaataaaaattttgtataatacaattacaaactatagaaccctatggGCACTAACCCcgacaatctcccacttgttctaaagctagtggCGAATACaatatacaagtacacaaaacaataaattagagCATAACACGCCCCCGGtacaaaatctctcacttgccctagactaaatgtggtctgtcctgtagacccatactctgtaagtaaccctcaaacaccttagtcatgagggcctttgtaaatggatcagtaacattatgcttcgaagctatctgcgtgacaatcacatctatttgatgcacaatctctcggatgagatgatacttccgctctatgtgcttcccgTGTTTGTGACTTCGAGGCtctcgagaattagccacaactccactattattacaatatagggtgatgggctttgacatatcTGAAACCACTTCTAGATCAGACAGAAACTTTCTAAGCCATGcaacttctttagcagcttcacaagctgctacgtacttagcctccatagtggagttagcAATGCACTCTTGCTTAGTACTCCTCCATTAAAAGTgtacactgatcctgatgtggatttcctaaaatCATTATCAGTCTGAAGAACAGAGtttatgtatcctgtaaggatcaaattcttagaactatacatgagcatatagtccctcattctctgttgatacttaaggatgttcttaatggcgGTTCAATGATCAAATCCTATATTAGACTGATAtatactgactatccccactgcatagcagatgtcaggtctagtacataacatcgcatacatcaggctgtcaacagccgatgcataggggttctgtctcatttcctcaacttcttgaggtgtcttaggacattgttccttagataagataattccatgtctgaaaagGAGTAAACCTCTCTTGATGCTCTGCATCAAAAATTTgacaaacatcttgtcaatgtacgatgtctgagatAGAGCTAGtgatttgttctttcaatctctaaagatttgaatttccagaacaaactgagtctctcccaaatcattcatttagaattgggtcgctagtcagttcttaactCCAGTCactaaacctacatcattcccaatgagtaggatatcgtctacataaaacactagaaaagctactaaactatttatgatcctcttgtatatataaggctcatcaatattctgatcaaagccataagatttgatcgcagtatcaaattttatattccaagatcgagaagcttgtttcaacccatagatggaccgattaagcctacaaacctttttcttttgaccttgggttatgaatccctcaggttgccgCATATTGTCATTTAGAAAGGCAgccttgacgtccatttgtcagaTTTCATAGTcgtaatatgaggcaatggacaagagaattcgaacagactttagcatgacaacaggtgagaaaatctcctcatagtcaactccttcaACCTGGGTGTAACCCTTTTCCATAATTCTAGcattgaaggtttgcacctttccatcagcaccttgtttctcttgtagatttatttgcaacctataggttttaccgcatcaggttgatctacaagatcccaaaccaAATTTAAGTACATATActtcatttcgagatccatagctttgatacacccatctttgtcaacatcctccattgccttcttgtaagacaatggatcctcaatatcttcgtcagctaccatagctaggatttctgttaaacccatataacggaCAAAcaggtttgcaaccctcccacaacgtcg encodes:
- the LOC120083816 gene encoding uncharacterized protein LOC120083816, coding for MNNVASNQLDRLPSQNRGSRRVAFSESLPRHRAASGEGNSRHRSKCCPRLFACCAWICLVVFGIVLAVLILGVIFMSFLQSGLPQITVKMLNLSKFETNNSTNQNNVLLNAKVDVSIEMRNKNDKIELSYSNIVVNLASDDVKLGRSVIPGFTHKPGNTTYFNVTMNVVGASTDKDNVSQLEDDRKRVQMNVQVTMESTVGFHIGIFNLNDVPIHVACDFKQFLLLYRINEPPCNIRMFPTLR